One Rosa chinensis cultivar Old Blush chromosome 5, RchiOBHm-V2, whole genome shotgun sequence genomic region harbors:
- the LOC112202735 gene encoding protein unc-45 homolog A, with protein MASAAPANKIERAHLMYREGRYQEALGFYTEALSMAKTKPQKIALHSNRAACFLKLHDFKKAAEECTSVLELDYNHTGALMLRAQTLVTLKEYRSALFDVNRLIELNPSSEVYQNLEARLRTQVSLAPIPESEAELEEEEEEEDEAEPNRYGEREEQYIGKEDVVPLREGRDQLAEVNRTTIADVIPLKTPTNKDSAEEVRDPKENSIKTTSPAEVTPDNIKVSPEKEKGWQAIPKPKGHSSLDYGRWDSVEDDSSEDDDDDDEEESRPQYRFRVKTVGVRPVK; from the exons ATGGCATCGGCGGCGCCGGCGAACAAGATCGAGCGGGCCCACCTCATGTACCGGGAAGGGAGGTACCAGGAGGCCCTGGGATTCTACACCGAAGCCCTATCCATGGCCAAGACCAAACCCCAGAAGATTGCCCTCCACAGCAATAGAGCCGCTTGCTTCCTCAAGCTTCACGATTTCAAAAAG GCTGCAGAGGAATGTACCTCAGTGCTTGAGCTTGATTACAATCACACTGGAGCATTGATGTTGCGGGCTCAGACCCTGGTGACACTAAAGGAGTACCGCTCAGCACTCTTTGATGTTAATAGGCTCATAGAGTTAAATCCATCATCCGAAGTGTATCAGAACCTTGAAGCCCGTTTAAGGACGCAAGTG TCACTGGCTCCAATACCCGAGTCCGAAGCAGAgctagaagaagaggaagaagaagaggatgaagcAGAGCCAAATAGAtatggggagagagaagagcAATATATAGGAAAAGAAGATGTAGTACCTTTGAGGGAAGGAAGGGATCAGCTTGCTGAGGTTAATAGGACTACTATTGCTGATGTCATCCCACTCAAGACACCAACGAACAAGGACTCTGCTGAAGAAGTAAGGGATCCAAAAGAAAACTCTATTAAGACTACTTCCCCGGCTGAAGTTACACCAGATAACATCAAAGTATCacctgaaaaagaaaagggatgGCAAGCAATCCCAAAACCGAAGGGACACTCTTCTCTGGACTATGGACGGTGGGACAGTGTGGAAGATGACTCTAgcgaagatgatgatgatgatgatgaggaagagTCTCGACCACAGTATCGGTTCCGTGTAAAAACTGTTGGTGTTCGGCCGGTAAAGTGA
- the LOC112202734 gene encoding acetylornithine aminotransferase, mitochondrial, translated as MTSLQISPNTISQPLNLRRQFSSNLDQRVRLINGRRPVMACLSLDVEAPVTASKSGFSKSKEVIETEAKVLVGTYARTPVVLASGKGCKLYDIEGREYLDLSSGIAVNALGHGDEDWLKAVVEQANTLTHVSNVYYSIPQVELAERLVGSCFADRVFFTNSGTEANEAAIKFARKFQRHNHPDAKEPATNFISFTNSFHGRTMGALALTSKEYYRSPFEPVMPGVTFAEYGNIEDTRKLIQPGKTAAVFVEPIQGEGGIYSATKEFLQFLRTACDEAGALLVFDEVQCGLGRTGYLWAHESFGVFPDIMTLAKPLAGGLPIGAALVTERVASAIAFGDHGSTFAGAPLVCNAALAVLKKISNPNFLDSVSKKGVYFKHILNQKLGGNPHVREIRGFGLIIGVELDVPASPLLDACRSAGLLVLTAGKGNVVRLVPPLIISEQELDRAAEILYQSLPVLDEKNSN; from the exons ATGACTTCCCTTCAAATCTCCCCCAACACAATTTCTCAACCTCTCAATCTCCGCCGTCAATTCAGCTCAAACTTGGACCAAAGGGTCCGACTAATCAATGGCCGGAGACCTGTGATGGCTTGCCTTAGCCTTGACGTGGAAGCACCAGTTACTGCATCAAAATCAGGGTTTTCGAAGAGCAAGGAGGTCATAGAGACAGAGGCGAAGGTTCTGGTGGGGACATACGCAAGAACTCCAGTGGTGTTGGCCAGTGGCAAAGGTTGTAAATTGTACGACATCGAGGGGAGAGAGTATTTGGATTTGAGCTCAGGGATTGCGGTGAATGCACTTGGACATGGTGATGAGGACTGGTTGAAGGCTGTGGTTGAACAGGCCAATACCCTCACTCATGTCAGCAATGTCTACTACTCCATCCCTCAG GTGGAACTAGCAGAGCGTTTGGTGGGCTCTTGTTTTGCAGACCGTGTGTTCTTCACTAATTCTGGAACTGAAGCAAATGAAGCAGCCATTAAATTTGCAAGGAAGTTTCAGAGACACAATCATCCTGATGCGAAAGAGCCTGCCACAAACTTCATTTCTTTCACTAACAGCTTCCATGGCAGGACCATGGGTGCGCTTGCCTTGACTAGCAAAGAGTATTACAGGTCTCCATTTGAGCCCGTCATGCCTGGAGTCACATTTGCAGAGTATGGAAATATAGAAGATACCAGAAAATTGATTCAGCCTGGAAAAACTGCTGCGGTTTTTGTTGAACCTATCCAGGGTGAAGGGGGCATATACAGTGCTACCAAGGAGTTTCTGCAATTTCTGCGTACTGCTTGTGATGAGGCTGGGGCTCTTCTGGTGTTCGACGAG GttcaatgtggtttaggccgaACTGGGTATCTGTGGGCGCATGAGTCATTTGGTGTGTTCCCAGATATAATGACACTAGCTAAGCCACTAGCTGGAGGCCTACCCATTGGAGCTGCATTGGTGACTGAAAGAGTTGCTTCTGCCATAGCTTTCGGTGACCATGGAAGTACTTTTGCCGGTGCACCTCTCGTGTGCAATGCTGCCTTAGCCGTTCTCAAAAAGATATCAAATCCCAATTTTCTGGACAGTGTCTCTAAGAAAGGTGTCTACTTCAAACATATCTTAAATCAGAAGCTGGGAGGAAACCCTCATGTGAGAGAAATACGCGGTTTTGGGCTTATTATTGGAGTTGAATTGGATGTCCCTGCCTCACCTCTTTTGGATGCATGTAGAAGTGCCGGCCTTCTAGTGTTAACTGCTGGAAAAGGCAATGTTGTGAGGCTAGTGCCTCCATTGATCATAAGTGAGCAGGAGCTTGATCGTGCAGCTGAGATTTTGTACCAATCGTTGCCTGTACTTGacgaaaaaaattcaaattag